The following coding sequences are from one Lolium rigidum isolate FL_2022 chromosome 6, APGP_CSIRO_Lrig_0.1, whole genome shotgun sequence window:
- the LOC124668421 gene encoding probable WRKY transcription factor 72 isoform X1 yields the protein MDVAVERPPLVKEEKKAETMMEIRTTPPIVFESFPSTQRVDATTNKDEKLEATKAEMGEVREENERLKTLLSHIVRDYQSLQMHFQETVKVKQQAAAADKLPAVAPAEADVPPPMAAAADDLVSLSLGSGGYARSKGAAHERTSSSSSGTETDQDDQLSLGLSSRRSNEGDDKQASRPSAAAAPLLNLSSDSSADDAAPARHPISTAACPPTSKARKSPSAGVDGADEEVLQQQAKKARVSVRVKCDTPTMNDGCQWRKYGQKISKGNPCPRAYYRCTVAPSCPVRKQVQRCADDMSILITTYEGTHSHPLPPAAAAMASTTSAAASMLLAGSSSSSHGHHLPFASTGLLGPTTISTIASCPTVTLDLTAPHSLMQQQYASPYGAVAAGYESKALPAAWSSGYLAPYGGGLPYYGKSSLPAMGQHFGMGMATTRPDQLYGAAHSSSYLQRSSSVGVHGPAAPAPAVTDTIAKAITSDPSFQSVLAAAITSYMGRGAGAAAQK from the exons ATGGACGTAGCAGTCGAGAGGCCGCCGCtggtgaaggaggagaagaaggcggAGACCATGATGGAG ATACGAACCACACCTCCAATAGTCTTTGAAAGTTTTCCATCCACGCAAAGAGTCGATGCAACCACCAACAAG GATGAGAAGCTGGAGGCGACCAAGGCGGAGATGGGGGAGGTGAGGGAGGAGAACGAGCGCCTCAAGACGCTGCTCTCCCACATCGTCAGGGACTACCAGTCGCTCCAGATGCACTTCCAAGAAACCGTCAAGGTCAAACAGCAAGCAGCCGCGGCGGACAAGCTCCCTGCAGTCGCgccggcggaggccgacgtgCCACCTCCTATGGCCGCAGCCGCCGACGACCTCGTCTCCCTCAGCCTCGGCAGCGGCGGTTACGCCCGCTCGAAGGGCGCCGCCCACGAGAggacctcgtcgtcctcgtccggcACCGAGACCGACCAAGACGATCAGCTGTCGCTCGGGCTGAGCAGCCGTCGCTCCAACGAAGGCGACGACAAGCAGGCCAGCCGCccgtccgcggcggcggcgcccttgCTAAACCTGAGCTCCGACAGCAGCGCTGACGACGCCGCCCCGGCACGCCACCCAATATCCACTGCCGCATGCCCGCCGACGTCCAAGGCGCGCAAAAGTCCCAGCGCCGGGGTCGACGGAGCGGACGAGGAGGTTCTCCAGCAGCAGGCCAAGAAGGCTAGGGTTTCCGTCCGCGTCAAATGCGACACCCCCACG ATGAATGATGGGTGCCAATGGAGGAAGTACGGGCAGAAGATCTCGAAGGGGAACCCGTGTCCGCGCGCGTACTACCGCTGCACCGTGGCGCCATCCTGCCCAGTGAggaagcaggtgcagcggtgcgcCGACGACATGTCCATCCTGATCACGACGTACGAGGGCACGCACAGCCACCCGCTGCCGCCTGCCGCCGCCGCTATGGCGTCTACCACCTCGGCCGCGGCGTCCATGCTTCTTGCCGGCTCTTCATCCTCGTCCCATGGCCACCACCTCCCGTTCGCGTCGACCGGGCTCCTCGGCCCgaccaccatctccaccatcgCGTCCTGTCCCACCGTCACGCTTGACCTCACCGCCCCGCACTCGCTCATGCAGCAACAGTACGCGTCTCCTtacggcgcggtggcggcggggtacgAGTCCAaggcgctgccggcggcgtggAGCAGCGGGTACTTGGCGCCCTATGGCGGGGGACTGCCGTACTATGGTAAGAGCTCCTTGCCGGCGATGGGGCAACATTTTGGCATGGGAATGGCGACGACGAGGCCGGATCAGCTGTACGGCGCCGCCCATTCGTCGTCGTACCTGCAGAGGTCGTCGAGCGTTGGCGTCCATGGCCCGGCAGCACCAGCTCCGGCGGTGACGGACACGATCGCGAAGGCGATCACTTCGGACCCGAGCTTCCAgtcggtgctggcggcggcgatCACATCGTACATGGGGCGAGGCGCGGGTGCGGCGGCGCAGAAGTGA
- the LOC124668421 gene encoding probable WRKY transcription factor 72 isoform X2 → MDVAVERPPLVKEEKKAETMMEDEKLEATKAEMGEVREENERLKTLLSHIVRDYQSLQMHFQETVKVKQQAAAADKLPAVAPAEADVPPPMAAAADDLVSLSLGSGGYARSKGAAHERTSSSSSGTETDQDDQLSLGLSSRRSNEGDDKQASRPSAAAAPLLNLSSDSSADDAAPARHPISTAACPPTSKARKSPSAGVDGADEEVLQQQAKKARVSVRVKCDTPTMNDGCQWRKYGQKISKGNPCPRAYYRCTVAPSCPVRKQVQRCADDMSILITTYEGTHSHPLPPAAAAMASTTSAAASMLLAGSSSSSHGHHLPFASTGLLGPTTISTIASCPTVTLDLTAPHSLMQQQYASPYGAVAAGYESKALPAAWSSGYLAPYGGGLPYYGKSSLPAMGQHFGMGMATTRPDQLYGAAHSSSYLQRSSSVGVHGPAAPAPAVTDTIAKAITSDPSFQSVLAAAITSYMGRGAGAAAQK, encoded by the exons ATGGACGTAGCAGTCGAGAGGCCGCCGCtggtgaaggaggagaagaaggcggAGACCATGATGGAG GATGAGAAGCTGGAGGCGACCAAGGCGGAGATGGGGGAGGTGAGGGAGGAGAACGAGCGCCTCAAGACGCTGCTCTCCCACATCGTCAGGGACTACCAGTCGCTCCAGATGCACTTCCAAGAAACCGTCAAGGTCAAACAGCAAGCAGCCGCGGCGGACAAGCTCCCTGCAGTCGCgccggcggaggccgacgtgCCACCTCCTATGGCCGCAGCCGCCGACGACCTCGTCTCCCTCAGCCTCGGCAGCGGCGGTTACGCCCGCTCGAAGGGCGCCGCCCACGAGAggacctcgtcgtcctcgtccggcACCGAGACCGACCAAGACGATCAGCTGTCGCTCGGGCTGAGCAGCCGTCGCTCCAACGAAGGCGACGACAAGCAGGCCAGCCGCccgtccgcggcggcggcgcccttgCTAAACCTGAGCTCCGACAGCAGCGCTGACGACGCCGCCCCGGCACGCCACCCAATATCCACTGCCGCATGCCCGCCGACGTCCAAGGCGCGCAAAAGTCCCAGCGCCGGGGTCGACGGAGCGGACGAGGAGGTTCTCCAGCAGCAGGCCAAGAAGGCTAGGGTTTCCGTCCGCGTCAAATGCGACACCCCCACG ATGAATGATGGGTGCCAATGGAGGAAGTACGGGCAGAAGATCTCGAAGGGGAACCCGTGTCCGCGCGCGTACTACCGCTGCACCGTGGCGCCATCCTGCCCAGTGAggaagcaggtgcagcggtgcgcCGACGACATGTCCATCCTGATCACGACGTACGAGGGCACGCACAGCCACCCGCTGCCGCCTGCCGCCGCCGCTATGGCGTCTACCACCTCGGCCGCGGCGTCCATGCTTCTTGCCGGCTCTTCATCCTCGTCCCATGGCCACCACCTCCCGTTCGCGTCGACCGGGCTCCTCGGCCCgaccaccatctccaccatcgCGTCCTGTCCCACCGTCACGCTTGACCTCACCGCCCCGCACTCGCTCATGCAGCAACAGTACGCGTCTCCTtacggcgcggtggcggcggggtacgAGTCCAaggcgctgccggcggcgtggAGCAGCGGGTACTTGGCGCCCTATGGCGGGGGACTGCCGTACTATGGTAAGAGCTCCTTGCCGGCGATGGGGCAACATTTTGGCATGGGAATGGCGACGACGAGGCCGGATCAGCTGTACGGCGCCGCCCATTCGTCGTCGTACCTGCAGAGGTCGTCGAGCGTTGGCGTCCATGGCCCGGCAGCACCAGCTCCGGCGGTGACGGACACGATCGCGAAGGCGATCACTTCGGACCCGAGCTTCCAgtcggtgctggcggcggcgatCACATCGTACATGGGGCGAGGCGCGGGTGCGGCGGCGCAGAAGTGA